Within the Photobacterium swingsii genome, the region CAGCTTACCCATTATTGAACAAGTCCGCTTTGCTCGGGTTATTCAAGTTTTTCGGGTAATGCGACTGATCCGTTCAAGCAACCAGATCCTTCATTACATCCGCAGTAACCGCCGTGAAGCGACCGTTGCTTCTATCTTCTTACTCCTCACATTACTCGTGACCGTAGGGTCTGCGCTGATGCTAATGATCGAAGGTGATATCCCCGAATCCAACATTCATGATGCGAGCGATGCGCTATGGTGGGTATTTGTCACGATCTCTACCGTCGGCTATGGCGATCACTACCCTGTGACGACACTGGGAAAAATATTGGCCGCGGCTATTATCGTTTGTGGTGTGGGGTTATTTGGTATGGTGGCTGGCCTAGTCAGTTCAATGATTTCCGACCCAGGCAAGCTTAAGCATGAAAAAGAGCAAGAACGCCTGCACCAACAAGAGTGGCAACAAATGTTAGCGATACAACAAGAGTTACTGCAACGTTTAGATCATCTAGAAGAGCGCATTGTCGCTGAGCGAGTAAAAGACCCAAAAGCGACGCTCAACGCCACACCACCACCCCCTAAATAGCACTAACCACATAAACAAAAACGCCGCCAGTATGACGATACTGGCGGCATTTTTATCAATATTAAATGGTGTAGCGCTACGGCCAGTACGGCGATAGCTCAATCCCAATATGGCGCGTTTGATTCATGGCATGTAATAGCGACTCTTCACGTCGTTCGAGCCATTTTTCCATTTGCACTAAGTCATCTTCTTGATGGTCTGCTAACAATGTGCGGATAGGCTCTAACTGGCGCAAGTCTTCAATGCCACGTAACAGGTCAAGCCAAGGCATTCTAAAGCCCGCACGCTTGTCTTCATCGTATAAATTGGCAAAGCATAACCCGCTCATCAAATTGCGAATCAAGCGTGGCTGCTGATCACAATATTCCACCCGATCAAGTTGGCGCTCCGCAGGAAAGACATCCTGCAGCTCTTGCCAAGAGCGTGCTAACGTTGCATCCGCATAAGGTTTTACGCTACCTGCAAGCTTAGTACGGCCTTTATCATCAAGGAATGGCTGCCAACCTCGGCTTAAAATCCAACGACTTAAATCGAGTAATAGGTTGCAGTAACGCGACGATTGCATTAATGCCAGCATCGCCTCTTCATCAGGCAAGGCCTCTTGACGCTCATGCAGTTGCTTCACTAGCACTTTCTGCGCATTCAGCTTACGCAGCATGTACGCTTTGTCTGCCAACAACTGTTCAATGCTTGCCGCTTCTTCTAGCCAATCCAGTTCACCTTCAAGCCATTGCAGTTCTTGGCGCAGTAACGCACTGGCACGGCGTGGGATCATGCCACCAAACAAAACAAAGACCTGACGAATTAAGCCTAGCGCCTGCTTAATTTGGATTAATGCATTGGCATCTTGGCGTTCCGCATAGATTTGCTCATGGCGATGCCAATGATCCAATGCATGCTCTAAGGTACGTACAAATACGGTTTCAACCGATTCATCAGCACGCAATGGCATGAAGTCCAGCGTGGTGATCGCATCACCTTGATAACCTGATGCTAAGCGATAACCTCTTGCGGCTTTACTCAAACTACCAAGGCGCATACCGCCGTCGGTACAAAGTTCACGCGCAAGCGTAAACAGAGCATCGGTCTGGCCTGATTTAAGCTCAAGTTCAACTTCGCAAATAGGATCGGTTAAGCCATTCGTGCTCACATCACCTTGATCGAAAGCTAGCTCAATTTGACTGCCGTCAGGCATCGCAATTAGCCATTGCTGACGTTCAAAATCAGTCGAAAAGAGCGGCATAAGCTGTTGCTGAACATCAGCAACCACGAAAGACTCAGGCCATGCATCAGCAGGATGCAGGCTAAGGTCAGGATCAGTACCATTGGTTTCAGCATTGTATTCTGGGCGCTGATGCAAACCTGCAACTACACGTCCTGCTGTCTTCAATGTCTGGACAAACACATCATCAAAACGACGGACCCGAAGGCCAATATCGTGCTGGCGAAGAATTTGGTCTGGGGTGTCGAAGTAAATGTTCCCTAACATTCGACTACTTTGTTGCAGAATTTTCGCTTGTGATATTTTGCTCAACAATTGACTCGAAAATTCTGGTGAGACGAAAAACTTCAGTTCTATCTCGGTTTCCATATGGGTACCTATAAACAGTGGCAAACCAAGGATATTTCCTTATACGCTCGGGGGCAAGTGAGAAATATCAACAAAACCTTGATCAAAATGGGTTCCCCTGCAGAAACTTATACGTTACCATTCGCGCCTCTGTGACCATCGCTCAAGATTTAGCCATATCGTAGGCACTCTTTAGGTTGATCGGCTATGCCAGTAAATACAATTATGGGGCTCTTTGCTAAATCCCCAATCAAACCACTGCAACGTCACGTTACTCGTGTAAATGAATGTTGCGAACTGCTTGTTCCATTCTTCGAAGCATGTAATGCAGGAGACTGGAAAAAGGCATCGATGATACGTGAGCAAATCTCGCAGCTTGAAAAAGATGCGGATGTGCTAAAGCGTGAAATCCGCCTTAAGCTTCCTCGTGGGCTTTTCATGCCAGTAGATCGTACTGACATGTTAGGTCTTCTAACCCAACAAGATAAGCTTGCTAACTTATCCAAAGATATCGCTGGTCGTGTCTTAGGTCGTGAGTTACAAGTTCCTTCTACAATGTACCCTGATTTTCTCGCGTACGTTCAACGTTGTCTTGACGCTGCCGAACAAGCACGTCGTGTGATCAACGAACTGGACGAACTGCTTGAAACAGGTTTCAAAGGCAGAGAAGTGACTTTAGTTGCGGAAATGATTAATCAGCTTGATGTTATTGAAGATGACACCGACAGCATGCAGATAAAATTACGACAACAACTAATGTCCATCGAAGACCAATACAGTCCGGTGGATGTCATGTTCCTGTATAAAATTCTCGAGTGGGTTGGCGGCATCGCTGATCAGGCACAACGTGTCGGCTCGCGACTAGAAATCATGCTATCGCGTTCATAAGCGAAGAGAATTAACAAAAACAAGGTTTTACAATGGAAATCCTGGCTAATTACGGCACCATTCTTATTTTGGTGGCGGCTATCTTTGGTTTTATGATGGCGATCGGTATTGGTGCAAATGATGTAGCCAATGCAATGGGTACATCAGTTGGTTCAAAAGCACTTACTGTTAAACAAGCGATCATTATTGCAATGATCTTCGAGTTTGCTGGTGCATATTTGGCTGGCGGTGAAGTTACCGATACGATTCGTAAAGGGGTTATCGAGACTTCTCTCTATGCTCAACAACCTGAAGTGCTGGTATACGGCATGATGTCAGCGCTACTTGCTGCTGGTACATGGCTGCTACTTGCATCTTACATGGGTTGGCCGGTATCTACGACTCACTCTATTATCGGTGCAATCATCGGTTTTGCGTGTGTGTCTGTGGGTACTGAAGCTGTCGACTGGAGCTCTGTTCAAGGTATTGTTGGTAGTTGGTTGATCACACCACTGATCTCTGGCTTATTCGCTTACATGATTTTCATTAGTGCACAGCGTTTAATCTTTGATACCGATAACCCACTTGTAAACGCTAAACGTTTTGTACCTGTTTACATGTTTATCACTGCACTTGTTATTGCATTGGTAACCATCAAAAAAGGTCTTAAACACGTTGGCCTTCACCTTTCATCAGGTGAAGCATGGATGGCTTCTATTGCCGTTTCAGCTGTCGTTATGTTTTTCGGCTATGTTTACATTGGCCGTAAATATACCGACGATGGTAGTTCAGTTGACAGCAATGGCTATGCCGGCGTTGAACGTGTATTCAGCCTACTAATGGTTGTAACCGCTTGTGCGATGGCGTTTGCACACGGCTCAAACGACGTAGCTAATGCGATTGGTCCACTGTCTGCTGTTGTTTCCACCGTGGAGCACATGGGCGAAATTACTGCGAAAAGCCAAATTGCATGGTGGATCCTTCCACTTGGCGGTATTGGTATCGTTGTCGGCCTTGCGACCATGGGCCACAAAGTAATGGCGACTGTTGGTACAGGTATTACTGAACTAACACCAAGCCGTGGCTTCGCTGCTCAGCTAGCAACTGCTTCAACCGTTGTACTGGCTTCTGGTACTGGCCTTCCAATCTCGACCACACAAACACTTGTTGGTGCGGTACTGGGTGTTGGCTTTGCGCGCGGTATCGCGGCACTTAACCTAGGTGTAGTACGTAACATCGTTGCATCTTGGGTTATTACACTCCCAGCAGGGGCATTGCTTGCAGTCATTTTCTTCTACGGAATGCAAGCCATCTTCGGTTAATTAGTGGCACAGGTTCAAAAGAGGGAGGCTTTGCCTCCCTCTTTTCTTGCACCTTGCGCGTAAAATTTTTAGTATCTGACCCCATATCGTGTTCAGGCTCCTCAAGGATCAAATCGTGAAGCAACTAATCAGCTTATTATTACTCGCTTGCGCTGTGCTGACTGCACCTGCGCATGCAGAACAAGTACGTTATATCTCTGACGACTTGTTTACTTACATGCACAAAGGCCCAAGCACACAATTCCGTATTATCGGTAGTGTGAATGCAGGTACTAAGGTTTCGTTACTAGAAACCAACAAAGAGACAGGTTACAGCCGTATTACCGATAACCGTGGCCGTACTGGCTGGGTTAACAGCAAATTCATTTCACGCCAAGTTGGCTTGAAAGACCGAGTTCCAGCCCTAGAGAAAGAGCTAACAAAAGTGAAAGCCGCTCTAGCTGAAGCAGTGAAATCAAGTGACGAGCAAAATGCTGGTTTAAAAAACTCACTGAAATTGCGTAACAATCAAATCACTGAGCTTGAAGCACAAAATACCAACCTAAACGATCAGTTAACGACCTCTCAAGCTGAAATCCGAGAGCTGCGTGCTAAAATCGATACCCAAAAAGATGACCTGCTAATGCGCTGGTTTACTTACGGCGGTATGGTCGCTGGTGTTGGCCTGTTGCTTGGCTTGATACTGCCGCATTTGATCCCACGTCGTCGTAAGAGCAACAACGGCTGGGCATAATATTGATGAGCTACCCGTACCAAATAAGCGGATAGTCACGAATAAAAAAAGGGTAGCCTCTCGGCTACCCTTTTGTTTATCTGTTCTTTCACTCTGACACGGTTACCACTCTGATAACGCTGGCATGGCGATACGGTAGTTTTCAAAGTCAAACACAATCTGACGCGGTTCAATGCTACGCAGAGTCACCCCTGGCGCAATGGCATCACCTTCAAAGATTTCTCGACCATTCACTTTGACCCAACGGCTTTGCGCATTGGATGAATAGATGTGCGCTTGTAAATTCATGGTCGGCAAGCGTTGCTGTACCGCTGCGGGCAAGTCTCCAATCGCCATAACAGCATTAGCTGCTCGCGTAGTTGAAGTGCTGGCCGTAGTATTCGACGCGTTAGGCGCTGCGCCATTTTGTGTCACCGCCTGCTGGCTCTGGGCAGCAAAATCAGCACTACCTTCTGTACTGTCTGTTGCGGCTATGGCTGATTGCAATTGGCTGGCCAGCTCAGGAGATAAGCCCGATAAATCGAGCTTATCTAAATTCCAGCTATCATCTTGTCTGCTCGACGGCTTCGCCGAGATCACCTTAGGCGCATTCGGTGTTACCTTTACCTCTGAACCACCATATGTGTCGACTGTATTATTGGTCACCAGAGCTCGCGATTGATCCCAATTCGCCTCAGGCAAAGCTTCGGTGATCAACTCGGGGTATGGCAAAAAGCTTACCTCTGATAAGACATCATGCTGTGCATAGACACGCTCAGCCATCGCCGTCTCTTCCTGACCGTCGAGTTCCTGCTGAGCATTATCAATACGCGCCAATGTTGTCGTGCGAGCCTCCGTAGTATGGAGCTCTGCGCTTTGCTGCCCAACAGTGCTTATATAAGGCTGTAGCAGCGTATAACCAACAACGGCAACCACGGGCAAGGTAAACAGAACAATGCTGCTCCAACCACGACGAGACACAGGCGTAGCTTGCTGTTGCGCATAGGTTGGCATGGTCAACGTGGATTGTGTTTGGTAATTTTGTTCTGATTGCGCAATGGCGCTAAATAGTTTCGACATTAGCTTTCCCTCGGCTGTAGTGTCGGCCCAGGTAAATCCAAAGCGGCATCAAGTACCATCAATGTTTTTGGCCCTGCGATACCATCAGCAGATAAGTTCTGCGACTGCTGAAAACGGCGTAATTTATCAAGCACACTTTGATCAAAGCGATTATGCGATGTCATCGGTTCACCCAGTAAGGTGCTAAGTTGTTGATTAAGCCATTCCACGCGTTCACCACGCTGACCAAATCGAATACTGGTTTTATCGCCAAGCGGTGGACGCCACAGTAAGGTGTAATCACCCAGCCAATGGCGCTCAAACCAAGCATGACTCACCGCTAAACGCTGCCCACCAACCAATAGTTCAACCTGCTCACGAGAATAACGATAGAGCACTGCGAAATAATCACCGTACTCCTCGCTGTGCATCTTCATTAATGCAGGGCGATTAATCAGCGCTAATCCACTAATGGTAGCGCCACTATCTGCTGAGCTATCTGTGTAGCAAGACAAGTACAAACGCTGACTGGTCGAACAATTTGCTTGGCTCAATGAAGTCTCGTATCCCCATAGTCGATATAACGTCTGCATGGCATCACGATCACTACGACTTTGCGCAATCGCTTGTGCTAACAATACCGCTTCTGATTGAATATTAGGCCTTACTTGAGGCTCCACCTCTGATGGAGGTTGCGCAGTGCGCGAGACAGGTTCCACCAACGAATCCAATGCGACCTTTTCACTACTCAACCACGCTTGCTGCTGAGCAAACCAATAGCCACCAAGTGCCACTGCGATACCCAAGGTTAAGGCGGTTAAATGCTGCATCACCGAGCTTGGCACATAGGCCATCGATTCTCGCCCCGTCGCTCCCAGAGCAGGATTACTCGGCTGATGCCAACTCAATACTTCATCACAAGCCTGACTCATCAAAGCTTTAGAGACCTGATGCGTGCTTTGCTGATAGGCCAATTGCATCGCTTTATCACACACTAGGTTAATCAAGCGTGGGATCCCTTGGGTTCGCTTCGCAATAACGGCTGTGGCGTGATCATCAAAGACTGCAAATAAACAATTCACCGCACGTAAGCGATAATGCACGTACTCACTCACTTCTTGCCCAGTTAAGGCCAAAAGGTGATAACGTGAAGTGATCCGTTGGGCTAGTTGACGCAGACGTTCTTGCTGCAGCAGTTGCTGTAATTCTGGCTGGCCAATCAGGACAACTTTTAACAGCTTACGGCTTTCTGTTTCAAGGTTAGTCAATAAACGCAGCTGTTCGAGCACATCAGGCATCAGGTGTTGCGCTTCGTCAATCAATAGCAGTGTTTGACGACCGTCACTGTGGTTACTCAATAAGTGTTGATAGATGGTATCCATCAGCTTTTTATAGCTGGCAGTTTCAGGGTAGGTTAGCCCAAGTTCATCACAAATAGACGCCAATAACTCTTGCGCCGACAAGGCCGGATTTAAAATCACCGCCACTTGTGTATCTTGCGTTAGACGAGCAATCAAGGCGCGTAAAACGGTGGTTTTACCCGTTCCAACTTCACCGGTTAATAAACCAAACCCACCGCCGTCAGTTAACCCATTGAGCAAGTGTGTAAGCGCTTCTCGGTGCCGATCACTCAAATAGAGGAATCGAGCGCTAGGCACAATTGAGAAAGGTGCCTCAGTTATACCGAAAAAATCCTTATACATGCTTTATACTCTGATACCGATGGAAAAATGATTCTATAACGATAAAACGCATAGTTACATGATAGGAGCTAGATTTGCAGACATATCTTGTTGGAGGTGCGGTACGTGACGCACTTCTCGGTCTCGCCGTCAAAGACAAAGACTGGGTCGTAGTTGGGGCAACCCCAGAACAAATGATTGCCCAGGGCTATAGCCAAGTCGGCAGTGATTTCCCTGTTTTTTTGCACCCAAAAAGCAAACAAGAATATGCGTTAGCACGTACTGAACGTAAATCAGGCATGGGCTACACAGGTTTCGTTTGCCATGCCGCGCCTGATGTCACGCTAGAACAAGACTTGATGCGCCGTGATTTGACGATCAATGCCATAGCGCAAGCCAATGATGGCAGCCTAATCGACCCGTACAACGGCCAAGCCGATATTGAAAACAAATGGCTACGTCATGTCTCGCCGGCCTTTGTTGAAGACCCCCTACGCGTATTACGTGTGGCTCGTTTTGCTGCCCGCTTTTCACACCTCGGTTTTCATGTTGCTCCTGAAACAATGGCTTTGATGCAAGAAATGGTTATCAAGGGGGAGCTCAGTGCATTAACACCAGAGCGCGTCTGGAAAGAGTGGGAAAAATCACTCGGCTACGCCAATCCAGAAGTGTTTTTAACAGTACTGCGCCAGTGCGGTGCATTACACGCTATCATGCCTGAAATTGATGCCCTCTTTGGTGTACCTCAACCAGAACAGTGGCACCCTGAAATTGACTGCGGCATTCACACCCTGCTCGTTGCAAAGCAGGCCGCTTTGCTCAGTGATAGCCCTATTATTCGATTTTGTGCCCAAGTCCACGACTTAGGCAAAGCGTTGACACCTGAAAGTGAGTGGCCAAGCCACAAAATGCATTGTCACACAGGCCTCAAAGCCATCAAACAACTGTGTCAACGCTTACGTGTACCGAACGATTACCGTGATACCGCGCTAATGGTATGTGCGCAACATACCAAGATCCACCGAGCGGCAGAAATGCGCCCAGAGACCTTCATCAAAATTTTCGATCAGATGGATGCATGGCGAAAACCGGAACGTGTTGAACAGCTTGGGCTTTGTTGTCGTGCTGACATTCGTGGTCGTACTGGCTTTGAAAACGATGCCTATCCGCAAGCAGACTTGTTACTGCAATGCTTTAAGGCTGCTGTTGCTGTAGCAGTCAAGCCAATTGTGGAGGCTGGATTCAAAGGTAAAGACATCAAAGAACAGTTAGCGATTCAGCGCAGCCAAGCCGTTGCCGCTGTACTAACCCAATACCGCCAAGCCGCAAGCTAACAATTATCGTAGTCTTGATGCTTAAGCTTTGGAACTGGAGCTTCAATACTTCTTACATCTCTGATTACCTATAATAAAAAAGGCTCAAACCTTCGCAGGTTGAGCCTTTTTCGCGTTTCTATACTGGCTTAAACCAATTACGCTATGCGTTACTGCATCAGCAAGAACGCAAACAAACCAACACCTAGCAATAGACGGTAAATCACGAACGGCAACATACCCAAGCGTGTGACTAGCTTCAGGAACACGTGAATACAAGCGTATGCACTCACAAACGATACCGCCAAACCAATACCTAAACCGCTCACGTCAATAGGTGTACCACTGGTCACTAGCTTCAAGGTCAAATAGCTCCCCGCCAGAAGAATGATCGGAATCGACATCAGGAACGAGAAACGGGCTGCCGCTTCACGCGTAAAGCCTAAATGCAAGGCCGCTGTCATGGTCGCACCAGAGCGCGAGGTCCCCGGAATAATAGCCGCCGCCTGTGCTAAGCCAATGAACAAGGCTTGTTTCCAACCGGTTTGATACTCATTAACTTGCTGAGTTGCACGCTTGTCTACCCACCACAGCAACAAACCAAAAATAATGGTGGTACACGCAATTACCCACGCCGATCGCAGGTACAACTCAATAAAATCTTTCATCAGCAAACCAAAGATACAGGCAGGGATCGTCGCCAATGCGATCATCCATGCCAGCTTTGATTCTGCGCTATGTTGGCGCTTAAAGATCGATGCCACCCAAGCTGATAACAAGGCAACCACTTCTTTACGGAAGTACAAGACAACAGCAGCCAAAGTACCAACGTGCACCGCAACATCAAAGGCTAAGCCTTGGTCATCCCAGCCTAAAACTTGAGAAGGTAAAATTAAATGTGCCGAGCTCGAAATCGGCAAAAACTCGGTTAGGCCCTGAATAAGCGCTAACACAAAAGCTTCAAAGTGACTCATGAGATTCCTCAAAAACAACATCAACAGGCCACAACGCCTGCTCAGTTCCAAATTCATTCCATAGCTGTGCCACAGTGCGATCGTCCCCAGGTATTTTCAGTTCAGGGGCGATCTCAGCCATAGGCCATAGAACAAAAGCAAATTTATAGATATCAGCGCGAGGTAAGGTCGGTGATGCGTGTCGCTGCACGTCGCCATAGAGCAAAATATCTAAATCTAACGTTCGGCTCTGATTCTTTTTAGCATCAGGTGCACGACCATAGTCCAGCTCAAGCTGCTTTAACGTTTGTTGCAATACCGACAACGACAACGACGTCTCAAACGCCACCACGCAATTATAAAAATTTGGCCCACTAAACCCAACAGGCTCAGCTTCAAAAATACGGGACACTTCAAAATGTACGCCTAACTTTTTCAGCTCAGTCATCGCGGCATGAATATGGTATTCACGCTCGATATTGGAACCTAGGCTGATAAAGGTGCGTATCACTTTTCGCCTCGCTCAATCTGAACACCCACACCTGCAGCATTTGCGACCGCAGTAGGTTTTGTTACTCGAACACGCAACCAAGGCACCCCAAATTGCGTCATGAGTAACGTCGCCACTTCTTCGGCTACACGCTCTACTAAGAGAAAACGACCATTTTGAATGTGGGCTGTCACCGCTTCGCTCACTGCCGCGTAATTTAGGGCATAGGCAACATCATCACTATTGGCTGCGGGACGGTTATCGTGAGCCATCTCCAAATCCAGCACCAATTTCTGTTTAATTTCCTGCTCCCAGTCATACACTCCAATAGTGGCGATAACTTCGAGTTGTTCGATAAATACTGAGTCCATGTTCAATCGCTAATTTTGTTAGAGGTCGGATACCTAATTTGAGCAAAAGCGCGTATTATCAGGTCGTAATCGTCAATTATAATGACATTCACTCTCCACTTCGCGCATAGCAGGCAAAATAAGCACTTGCCCAATACTTGCAATGGCGTGAGAGGTGAGGAACTATATCACAGGAATGAGTCACAAAAATGAAACTGAGTGATCATTATCATTCAACCGAAATGACAATCAACATGTTGTTGGCTAGCAGGATGTAACCATGACGCCATTGATACTTTTGATCATTATCGGAGCCTATCTATTAGGTTCAATTTCTAGTGCGGTATTAATTTGTCGACTCTTTGGTTTACCCGATCCTCGCGAATCTGGCTCAGGCAACCCGGGGGCGACCAATGTGTATCGCCTTGGTGGACGTAAAGCAGCGGCATTGGTGCTGGTGTGCGACATCCTGAAAGGCATGATCCCAGTTTGGGTCAGCTACTTCCTCCACGTCAATCCATTCTTACTGGGTGTAATAGGTATCGCCGCTTGTCTTGGCCATATTTATCCAATCTTCTTCCATTTCCGTGGTGGTAAAGGTGTCGCGACAGCCCTAGGTGGACTGGCACCAATAGGCTGGGATCTTAGTGGTATGTTGATCAGCTGCTGGCTACTTGCCGTTTTTGTTACGGGCTATTCATCACTTGCATCACTTTTCACCGCACTAGCAGCGCCACTCTTCACTTGGTGGGTTAAACCTGAATACACCATGCCTGTTGCTATGTTGTCTTGCTTAATAGTCCTTCGTCATCACGATAACGTGAAGCGCTTAATTGATGGCAACGAAAGCAAGATCTGGCAAAAGATCCGTCAAGGCAATAAAGCGGAAGCCGAGCAAAAAGGCAAAGTATTAGACGACTAAATCGCTTTATCACAGCAATAAAAAACGGGCCAATTCGCCCGTTTTTTTGTATCTGTCGTCACTGAATATCAAATTATTCAGTCTCAGAACCAATCGGTTTTAATTGATCAATCGGCCAACGTGGATACGCTTTTACCGCCAAATCCATAGTCTCTTGATTCTTCAAACGCTGCATACCGGCATACGCGATCATTGCACCGTTATCAGTACAAAATTCGGTACGTGGGTAGAAAACTTCCCCTTTAAGGTTAGTCATCAAGACCTCAAGCTGTTCACGCAGGTATTTATTTGCACTCACACCACCCGCAATCACTAAGCGTTTATAGCCTGTTTGCTTAAGGGCACGCTTACATTTGATTGCCAGCGTATCAACAACCGCCTCTTGGAAAGCATACGCAATATCCGCACGCGTTTGCTCATCGTCGTCATTCGCTCGTACTGTGTTCGCCGTAAAGGTTTTTAAACCTGAAAAGCTAAAATCCAAACCAGGGCGGTCTGTCATCGGACGAGGGAATTTAAAGCGGCCTTGGGTGCCGTTCTCAGCCAATTTAGCCAAGCGTGGACCGCCTGGGTAATCAAGCCCCATCAGCTTAGCGGTTTTATCAAAGGCTTCACCCGCGGCATCATCCACTGATTCACCTAAAATTTGATACTCACCAATGCCTTTCACATCCACCATCATGGTATGACCGCCTGACACCAACAGCGCCACAAACGGAAATGCTGGCGGCGTATCTTCTAGCATAGGCGCCAGTAGGTGACCTTCCATATGGTGAACCGCTACCGCAGGAATATCCCATGCGTAAGCAAGGCTTCGACCGATAGTGGCCCCCACAAGTAAC harbors:
- the plsY gene encoding glycerol-3-phosphate 1-O-acyltransferase PlsY, which codes for MTPLILLIIIGAYLLGSISSAVLICRLFGLPDPRESGSGNPGATNVYRLGGRKAAALVLVCDILKGMIPVWVSYFLHVNPFLLGVIGIAACLGHIYPIFFHFRGGKGVATALGGLAPIGWDLSGMLISCWLLAVFVTGYSSLASLFTALAAPLFTWWVKPEYTMPVAMLSCLIVLRHHDNVKRLIDGNESKIWQKIRQGNKAEAEQKGKVLDD
- the folB gene encoding dihydroneopterin aldolase, giving the protein MDSVFIEQLEVIATIGVYDWEQEIKQKLVLDLEMAHDNRPAANSDDVAYALNYAAVSEAVTAHIQNGRFLLVERVAEEVATLLMTQFGVPWLRVRVTKPTAVANAAGVGVQIERGEK
- the tsaD gene encoding tRNA (adenosine(37)-N6)-threonylcarbamoyltransferase complex transferase subunit TsaD, yielding MRILGIETSCDETGIAIFDDEKGLLAHELYSQVKLHADYGGVVPELASRDHVKKTIPLIKATLASAGLTPEDLDGIAYTAGPGLVGALLVGATIGRSLAYAWDIPAVAVHHMEGHLLAPMLEDTPPAFPFVALLVSGGHTMMVDVKGIGEYQILGESVDDAAGEAFDKTAKLMGLDYPGGPRLAKLAENGTQGRFKFPRPMTDRPGLDFSFSGLKTFTANTVRANDDDEQTRADIAYAFQEAVVDTLAIKCKRALKQTGYKRLVIAGGVSANKYLREQLEVLMTNLKGEVFYPRTEFCTDNGAMIAYAGMQRLKNQETMDLAVKAYPRWPIDQLKPIGSETE
- a CDS encoding undecaprenyl-diphosphate phosphatase, whose product is MSHFEAFVLALIQGLTEFLPISSSAHLILPSQVLGWDDQGLAFDVAVHVGTLAAVVLYFRKEVVALLSAWVASIFKRQHSAESKLAWMIALATIPACIFGLLMKDFIELYLRSAWVIACTTIIFGLLLWWVDKRATQQVNEYQTGWKQALFIGLAQAAAIIPGTSRSGATMTAALHLGFTREAAARFSFLMSIPIILLAGSYLTLKLVTSGTPIDVSGLGIGLAVSFVSAYACIHVFLKLVTRLGMLPFVIYRLLLGVGLFAFLLMQ
- the folK gene encoding 2-amino-4-hydroxy-6-hydroxymethyldihydropteridine diphosphokinase codes for the protein MIRTFISLGSNIEREYHIHAAMTELKKLGVHFEVSRIFEAEPVGFSGPNFYNCVVAFETSLSLSVLQQTLKQLELDYGRAPDAKKNQSRTLDLDILLYGDVQRHASPTLPRADIYKFAFVLWPMAEIAPELKIPGDDRTVAQLWNEFGTEQALWPVDVVFEESHESL